The stretch of DNA ACTGCTCCCCGCTTCGCTCGCCGAAGTGGACTCGGTTCTGAACCACCTGTTTACTGGCCCTGTGACGTCCGCAGTGACCCGCGCGGCGTGGACGGCGCCCGCCTCCCTCTGGGAAGCCAACGACCGCCTCCACGTCGCCCTCGACGTTCCTGGGATCAACCAGGACGCGATTGAGGTCACCGTCGAGAACGGCCAGCTGACCGTCACCGTTGAGCGCAACGCCGGCGAAGAGCCGCCGACCTACCTCTACAACGAACGCCGATTCGGCAAGGTGACGCGATCGCTCGACCTGCCCGACACGGTTGACCCCGAGTCGATCGAGGCCGAGCTGAAGAATGGCGTGCTGCACGTCTCGGTCGCCAAGCGCCCGGAGACCCAGCCGCGGAAGATCGAAGTCCGCGTCGGCTGATCGCGCCGCAACAACGGTAAATGAATCGACGAGCCGCGCCGGGCGTTGTCCGGCGCGGCTCGTGCTTTTTCGATGGCAACCCTCAGTAAAACCACAGAGCCACCGAGGGCGCTGAGGAAAGCACCGAGAAGATACCTCTGTGCTTACTCAGCGCCCTCGGTCTCAGCGCCCTCGGTGGCTCTGTGGTTAATCGAAGGATTAGCAATTAGTTTGGGTTG from Botrimarina mediterranea encodes:
- a CDS encoding Hsp20/alpha crystallin family protein, translating into MTKSSHTNRLNQLLPASLAEVDSVLNHLFTGPVTSAVTRAAWTAPASLWEANDRLHVALDVPGINQDAIEVTVENGQLTVTVERNAGEEPPTYLYNERRFGKVTRSLDLPDTVDPESIEAELKNGVLHVSVAKRPETQPRKIEVRVG